CAAGTTGCAATCTAATAACTTGCATTTCACAACAAATCAGTCTCAGGGCACAGGAGTTTAGCCGAAGCAGGAATAGAAATACAGTAATTAAACGACAGACAGGATCATTGCTTGCCCGGGATATGAGTCTGCAGCAACAAAAGCAATGACCATGAACAAAAACCTTCTGCTAGATAGAAGCCTATTTCTTCTTGATGGCAGCCTTGGTAACCTTGGCGCCGGTGGGGTCCTTCTTCTCCACGCCCTTGATGACACCAACAGCAACCGTTTGTCTCATGTCACGCACAGCAAAGCGGCCAAGAGGAGGGTAGGTGGCGAAGGTCTCCACAACcatgggcttggtgggaatcatcTTCACGATACCAGCGTCACCGTTCTTCAGGAACTTGGGCAGCGCCTCCAGCTCCTTACCAGATCGCCTGTCGATCTTGGTCACCAGCTCAGCAAACTTCACAGCAATGTGGGAGGTGTGGCAGTCCAGCACTGGGGCGTAGCCGTTGCCAATCTGACCAGGGTGGTTCATGATGATGACCTGGGAGGTGAAGTTGGCTGCCTCCTTGGCAGGGTCATCCTTGGAGTTGGATGCAACAAACCCACGCTTCAGATCCTTAACAGCAACGTTCTTCACGTTGAAGCCAACATTGTCACCAGGAAGCGCCTCCAGGAGGGACTCATGGTGCATCTCAACGGACTTGACCTCAGTTGTCAGACCAGTGGGACCAAAGGTAACAACCATACCAGGCTTGATGACACCAGTCTCAACACGGCCAACAGGCACAGTTCCAATGCCACCAATCTTGTAAACGTCCTGAAGGGGAAGACGCAGGGGCTTGTCTGAGGGCCTCTTGGGCTCGTTGATCTGGTCAAGAGCCTCAAGAAGGGTAGGGCCCTTGTACCAGTCAAGGTTGGTGGACCTCTCAATCATGTTGTCACCCTCAAACCCCGAGATGGGAACAAAGGGAACCTTGTCAGGGTTGTAGCCGACCTTCTTCAGGTACGAAGAGACTTCCTTGACAATTTCCTCATAACGGGCCTTTGAGTACTTGGGAGTGGTGGCGTCCATCTGTAAAAGATAACCAGAGCAATCCCATCAGATAAACAAAATTATTGAAGCACTAGTATATATAAACAAATATGATAAAAAGCAAAAAATTATAGCACTCATGTGATGGAAGTTGCAGTAATGAGATAATGAGCCAAACAAACAGTTTATAACTTACAAATTAAGATACAATTAGAACTAGTCAAGTTGTGATACTAAATCACCCAGATTTGGCAACATGACAAAATTAATCAATTACAATGCAATTCAGCAGTACTTAAGCTGGGAATTAACCAAGTAACTCTGAGCATTCAGATCGAGCATGTAAAACaacactacatatctaaattagatAAAAGAAGGCAATCAACATGTAGTTAATCAATTACAATGCAACTCAGCAGGACTATTGAAGCTGGGCATTTACTAGGTAACTCTGAGAATTCACATCAAGCATGTAGAACAATATTACATATGTAAATTAGATAAAACAAGGCAATCAACATATATATTACAGATTAACCAGTCAGTGTTGCACGAAAATCAGAATTAGACAAACATCAAATCAGTTTACAGAATGTTTAGGCATTGGAAGTTGAATGGCAAGTATACCTTGTTACAGCAGCagatcatctgcttcactccaagaGTGAAAGCAAGGAGGGCATGCTCACGGGTCTGGCCATCCTTGGAGATACCAGCCTCAAAACCACCAGTGGTGGAGTCGATGATGAGCACAGCACAGTCAGCCTGAGAGGTACCAGTAATCATGTTCTTGATGAAGTCACGGTGACCAGGGGCATCAATGACGGTGCAGTAGTACTTGGTGGTCTCGAACTTCCACAGGGCAATATCAATGGTGATACCCCTCTCACGCTCGGCCTTCAGCTTGTCAAGCACCCAGGCGTACTTGAAAGACCTCTTGTTCATCTCAGCGGCTTCCTTCTCGAACCTCTCGATCACACGCTTGTCAATACCTCCAAGCTTGTAGATCAGATGGCCAGTGGTGGTCGACTTGCCAGAGTCGACATGGCCAATGACCACGATGTTGATGTGAGTCTTCTCCTTACCCATGGCTGAAGCTAGCAAACAGAAACATCAAGGTAAGCATGTGTTAGAAACAACAGATCCAAGTGAAGAAGTGTCAACAAAGTAATATCATGTCTATTTGTGAGGTTATCATATGAAACGACCATACAGGCAAGTAGAAGATGCGTTTAACGAGATGGAATTGCACTTGAAGCAATCAGACTGCAGGTACTTGCTAGATCTACGAATTACTGCGGTAATAGCGTAACAAAATTCACCATACAAGTACATGATGAAGTTCATGCTGTGAACTCTCATAGAGAACTCACAGATCCTACAGAACCAGAAGTACTACACGAATCCATCCAACAATACATGCAACAAAgcacggacatgattcaggaacatCTCGCGAGACCAAATCGGTAAAGAAACAGTAAAAACCTACAGATCAAGGCCACGGCATGAGCCTACAGGTAGTCATCAGAATTAAAGACGAAAAAGGACATGCATCCGCGCATAGATGAACCTGCGGCTAGATCTACTCGCAGATTTACCGCTACTAAGGAGAGGCACCCGCGCGAAGCCGAACCAAGGACTCGGCTTCGAGAAAATCCGTCAAACCACGGACGAAATCGACGCGCATCACCGCAAAAAGAACCTAAAACTCGATCTACCGGCACGCTACAGCTGCTACACGGAGACATGGCCCGAGATCTGAAGCCATTCGAGACCACGGACAACGAATCGAAGCAGAGAAGGGGGGCGGATCGGGATGCTCACCTCCGAGGAAGGAGAAGGAaccgagaggaggcggcggcggggatgGGGGGACTGAGAGGAGGGGCTCGGACGAGAGGAATGGCCCTATATATGGACAGCGATGGGCGCTAGGGTTTCTTCTCGGCCGTCGGATCCGGGTCCGATGGATGCCGACTTTAGGGAGGCGGCTGAGGGCGGTTTGCCTTTTCTTTTTCTCGCTGGTAAATAACGTGTAAAAAAGATGAAGATACATGCTGCTTTAATTGGCTGAAGCTATGGTCGCTTCCCCTTCCAAGCAAGGTTCGTCATTTCTTGTGGCGCATGGCTACAAATACCTTACCGCTGCGCATGGAGGTATGCATGTTGATACTCGATGTCTTATGTGTTTTCGTTTGAATGAGGAATTCATTAAGTGTAAGAGGGTTAAGGAAGTCTGGAGGAAAGCTCAGTTGGAGCATGTCAGATTGCAAATTATAAATTGTATTGATGCTTTCGGCTGTATGGAGAAAATTTTGAACCTCAATGATGAAGAAAAAATTAAATCATGCCTGCTCCTTTGGTGTTGGTGGCGTGAAAGGAATAGTGCAAATGCGGGAAATGAAATCAAACCTTCTGATGAAATCTGTCATTCTATTGACTATCTTTGTATGCAATTTTCGAAGGTAAAGAAAGAAGGGAGAATACATGAACATCAGCAGAAGGAAAGA
Above is a window of Triticum dicoccoides isolate Atlit2015 ecotype Zavitan chromosome 5B, WEW_v2.0, whole genome shotgun sequence DNA encoding:
- the LOC119312029 gene encoding elongation factor 1-alpha, with amino-acid sequence MGKEKTHINIVVIGHVDSGKSTTTGHLIYKLGGIDKRVIERFEKEAAEMNKRSFKYAWVLDKLKAERERGITIDIALWKFETTKYYCTVIDAPGHRDFIKNMITGTSQADCAVLIIDSTTGGFEAGISKDGQTREHALLAFTLGVKQMICCCNKMDATTPKYSKARYEEIVKEVSSYLKKVGYNPDKVPFVPISGFEGDNMIERSTNLDWYKGPTLLEALDQINEPKRPSDKPLRLPLQDVYKIGGIGTVPVGRVETGVIKPGMVVTFGPTGLTTEVKSVEMHHESLLEALPGDNVGFNVKNVAVKDLKRGFVASNSKDDPAKEAANFTSQVIIMNHPGQIGNGYAPVLDCHTSHIAVKFAELVTKIDRRSGKELEALPKFLKNGDAGIVKMIPTKPMVVETFATYPPLGRFAVRDMRQTVAVGVIKGVEKKDPTGAKVTKAAIKKK